A window of Castanea sativa cultivar Marrone di Chiusa Pesio chromosome 8, ASM4071231v1 genomic DNA:
TGAAGATGTTGTTTCAGCCTCCCCTCTTGAAGGAAACTCGGCCTCAGAATCTCATCCAAACAATTTCCTCTATAACTTTTCAGTTCTCAAGGACAAGGTTCATCAGGTGCAATCTTTGGTTAGCATCCTTATCAACACGGATCATAGCCAACCTGAACCAGCAACATCTTTTGCTGTGGCCAGCCTGAGTACTATGATTCAAGAAATTATCTCGTCTGCGACTTCAATGATGTTCATTTGCCAACAAATGGGGCTTGGTCCTACTGCAGCTGGTAGCACTAGCACCGATGAATTGCACCATGGTCATCATGGCCAGCGTCATCAAACTCGGTTTTATCAACCGAACTTTGGTGGTAATCGTGCTGGTAACATAGGCCAAGAAAGAGGGCAAGGTTTCTTTTCTAGTGAAACCCTTGCTGATTGCTGGTATGGTGGTGAAACCTTTAACAATTATGGTACTAATAAGGATGAAACTCGAAGTGGTGCCGTTGGCAACAACGTTAATAGGGTCGAAAGGAGAGATCAAGTGGCTCAAGGGGGTGATACTAGTGAAGCGATATTAGAAAGGATTACATCAAAGGATTGTGATATCGTTGAATTAGATGCTGCGGATTTGTTGGCTAAGTACACACATTATTGCCAAGTTTGTGGGAAAGGGTTCAAGCGCGACGCGAATTTGAGAATGCACATGAGGGCTCATGGAGATGAATACAAGACTAGTGCTGCTTTAAGCAACCCCATGAAGAATAACAACGGAGGTGCCTCAGGTAATCGAGACGGTTTGCTAAAATTGCCTAGGAAATATTCGTGTCCACAAGAAGGGTGTAGGTGGAATCGAAAGCATGCCAAGTTTCAGCCTTTGAAATCCATGATTTGTGTGAAGAATCACTACAAGAGGAGCCATTGTCCTAAGATGTATGTTTGCAAGCGTTGCA
This region includes:
- the LOC142608196 gene encoding protein SENSITIVE TO PROTON RHIZOTOXICITY 2, with protein sequence MLSGANTTSCFQNVPLQIYSVNEDVVSASPLEGNSASESHPNNFLYNFSVLKDKVHQVQSLVSILINTDHSQPEPATSFAVASLSTMIQEIISSATSMMFICQQMGLGPTAAGSTSTDELHHGHHGQRHQTRFYQPNFGGNRAGNIGQERGQGFFSSETLADCWYGGETFNNYGTNKDETRSGAVGNNVNRVERRDQVAQGGDTSEAILERITSKDCDIVELDAADLLAKYTHYCQVCGKGFKRDANLRMHMRAHGDEYKTSAALSNPMKNNNGGASGNRDGLLKLPRKYSCPQEGCRWNRKHAKFQPLKSMICVKNHYKRSHCPKMYVCKRCNQKQFSVLSDLRTHEKHCGDQKWQCSCGTTFSRKDKLMGHVALFIGHTPATISLSKLAKVEQQTVQMQIDDRHR